Proteins encoded in a region of the Benincasa hispida cultivar B227 chromosome 2, ASM972705v1, whole genome shotgun sequence genome:
- the LOC120072023 gene encoding protein PXR1-like gives MEEKSRRSALTILDPKEAANAESYEGPIRVALEEVAAEKQFERAEKKKKSKENRAEEDEQAHQSKAEKKIKEKEDEEDEEAKLKKMKERSERKETRREKRCLKKEEERRKRAESPELDRESTSVREDKGESAQHKTPQTIATDEGEDVEITLLTRRRKENAPQRSTIDPLILIDALEE, from the coding sequence ATGGAGGAAAAGTCAAGGAGAAGCGCTCTCACCATCTTGGATCCTAAGGAAGCTGCTAACGCAGAATCCTATGAAGGACCCATCAGGGTTGCTTTGGAGGAAGTGGCGGCGGAGAAGCAGTTTGAAAGGgctgaaaagaagaagaagagcaaagAGAATAGGGCTGAAGAAGATGAGCAAGCCCATCAAAGCAAAGCAgagaagaaaatcaaagagaaggAGGATGAGGAAGATGAGGAGGCcaagttgaagaagatgaaagaaaGAAGTGAAAGAAAAGAAACCAGGCGGGAGAAAAGGTGCTtgaagaaggaggaagagaggagAAAGAGGGCTGAAAGCCCAGAGCTGGATAGAGAATCCACCTCTGTGAGGGAGGACAAGGGGGAATCAGCGCAACATAAAACACCGCAAACGATTGCGACTGATGAAGGAGAAGATGTGGAAATCACCCTCTTGACACgacgtcgcaaggagaatgcaccGCAAAGGTCAACCATTGACCCTCTAATTTTGATAGATGCATTAGAAGAGTAG